One part of the Anaeromyxobacter sp. Fw109-5 genome encodes these proteins:
- a CDS encoding cell wall metabolism sensor histidine kinase WalK: MFGRTPLAAAIQALRAELAGGPRADLGRDVRELADLLSARAQRRPGTLYPEAPEQELLAALPDAAALVSREGWVRVSNAAFDTLAATGRAAGLTPLEITRSAELSEAVRRALEGTARRLDLQLGRRSYLVHLAPLLRGEVLLSLRDVTEARRAEATRRDFVANASHELRTPVAAIRAAAETLLAGAVDDPAGARQFVEIVARQAERLARLTEDLLDLSRLESRQWSFDLAPVDAAAVSTQAVELLALTARDKGLEIAAEVPAGATVRADARALEQVLVNLLDNAVKYTGEGEVTLRGERDGDAWVLSVADTGPGIDRHHLPRIFERFYRIDAGRSREQGGSGVGLAIVKHLVQGMGGEVGVESGTGGTRFWVRLPAV, from the coding sequence ATGTTCGGTCGAACGCCGCTCGCGGCCGCGATCCAGGCGCTGCGCGCCGAGCTCGCCGGCGGCCCGCGCGCCGACCTCGGGCGCGACGTCCGCGAGCTCGCGGATCTCCTCTCCGCGCGCGCGCAGCGGCGCCCCGGGACGCTCTATCCGGAGGCACCCGAGCAGGAGCTGCTCGCGGCGCTCCCCGACGCGGCGGCGCTCGTCTCGCGCGAGGGGTGGGTCCGGGTGTCGAACGCGGCGTTCGACACGCTGGCCGCGACCGGACGCGCGGCGGGGCTCACGCCCCTCGAGATCACCCGCAGCGCGGAGCTCTCGGAGGCCGTGCGGCGCGCGCTCGAGGGCACCGCGAGGCGGCTCGACCTGCAGCTCGGCCGCCGCAGCTACCTCGTCCACCTCGCGCCGCTCCTGCGGGGCGAGGTGCTCCTCTCGCTGCGCGACGTCACCGAGGCACGGCGCGCGGAGGCGACGCGGCGCGACTTCGTGGCCAACGCGAGCCACGAGCTCCGCACCCCCGTGGCGGCGATCCGCGCCGCGGCGGAGACGCTCCTCGCCGGCGCGGTCGACGATCCCGCGGGCGCGCGTCAGTTCGTGGAGATCGTGGCGCGGCAGGCCGAGCGGCTCGCGCGCCTCACCGAGGATCTCCTCGACCTCTCGCGCCTCGAGTCGCGGCAGTGGAGCTTCGACCTCGCGCCCGTGGACGCGGCGGCAGTGTCCACGCAGGCCGTGGAGCTGCTCGCCCTCACCGCACGCGACAAGGGGCTCGAGATCGCCGCGGAGGTCCCCGCCGGCGCCACCGTGCGCGCGGACGCGCGCGCCCTCGAGCAGGTCCTCGTGAACCTGCTCGACAACGCGGTGAAGTACACCGGGGAGGGCGAGGTCACGCTGCGCGGCGAGCGCGACGGCGACGCGTGGGTGCTCTCCGTCGCCGACACCGGCCCCGGGATCGACCGGCATCACCTGCCGCGCATCTTCGAGCGGTTCTACCGCATCGACGCCGGCCGCTCGCGCGAGCAGGGCGGCAGCGGCGTCGGGCTCGCCATCGTGAAGCACCTCGTCCAGGGAATGGGCGGCGAGGTCGGGGTGGAGAGCGGCACGGGCGGGACGCGGTTCTGGGTGCGCCTCCCGGCCGTGTGA